The proteins below are encoded in one region of Holophagaceae bacterium:
- the modB gene encoding molybdate ABC transporter permease subunit, which produces MDWQALALSLKLSLATMLVLVVLGMPMAYWLAFSKRRWKPVIEAIVALPLVLPPTVLGFYVLIALGPSSPLGALCERIFGHRLPFTFSGLLVASVLYSLPFAVQPFSAAFASVDSRILEASACSGAGKMKTFFRLVLPLSWAGVLTGLVLSFAHTLGEFGVVLMVGGNIPGATRTVSIAIYDQVQSLDYTAAMRTSGLLLGISFVVLVLTYSLRKVRLFP; this is translated from the coding sequence ATGGATTGGCAAGCCCTCGCCCTCAGCCTGAAGCTCTCCCTCGCCACCATGCTGGTGCTGGTGGTCCTCGGGATGCCGATGGCGTATTGGTTGGCGTTTTCCAAGCGAAGATGGAAGCCCGTGATCGAAGCCATCGTGGCGTTACCGCTGGTGCTGCCGCCGACGGTGCTGGGCTTCTACGTGCTCATCGCGCTGGGGCCATCGAGCCCTCTAGGTGCGCTCTGCGAGCGGATCTTCGGCCATCGCCTGCCCTTCACGTTTTCGGGATTGCTGGTGGCGTCGGTGCTCTACAGCCTGCCCTTCGCGGTGCAGCCCTTCAGCGCGGCCTTCGCGTCGGTGGACTCCCGCATCCTGGAAGCCTCCGCCTGTTCCGGCGCGGGAAAAATGAAGACCTTCTTCCGGCTGGTGCTGCCGCTCTCCTGGGCGGGCGTGCTGACGGGCCTGGTGCTCAGCTTCGCGCATACCTTGGGCGAATTCGGCGTGGTGCTGATGGTGGGCGGCAACATTCCGGGCGCCACGCGCACCGTCTCCATCGCCATCTACGACCAGGTGCAATCCCTGGATTACACCGCGGCCATGCGCACCTCGGGCCTGCTGCTGGGCATCTCGTTCGTGGTGCTGGTGCTGACCTACAGCCTGCGCAAAGTCAGGCTCTTCCCATGA
- the modA gene encoding molybdate ABC transporter substrate-binding protein: MRNRLRSLALGLVALFVGLGFPLHAQGLRIAAASDLRWALEEVSTTFQREHPGKVAITYGSSGNFHSQLMNKAPFDLFLSADVNYPKDLVERGLGVRDSLFVYGIGRVVLWVPKASPIAVESLGFAALSQPSAKKIALANPKHAPYGRAAEAALKKAGLLDGLRGKLVLGENISQTAQFVQSGAADIGFIALSLVIAGPMKDQGRWWLVPAEDHPTIEQGGVILAWAEDPAYARAFREFLMSPQGTAIMKKYGFSAGGQ; this comes from the coding sequence GTGCGCAACCGTCTCCGTTCTCTCGCTCTTGGGCTCGTCGCCTTATTTGTTGGTCTTGGCTTTCCGCTTCATGCCCAAGGCCTCCGCATCGCCGCGGCCTCGGACCTGCGCTGGGCCTTGGAGGAAGTCAGCACGACCTTCCAGCGGGAGCACCCCGGCAAGGTCGCCATCACCTATGGATCCTCCGGGAATTTTCACTCCCAATTGATGAACAAGGCGCCCTTCGATCTCTTCCTGTCGGCAGACGTCAACTACCCCAAGGACCTGGTGGAACGGGGCCTGGGCGTGAGGGATTCGCTCTTCGTCTACGGCATCGGCCGCGTGGTGCTTTGGGTGCCCAAGGCTTCGCCCATCGCCGTGGAGAGCCTTGGTTTCGCGGCCCTGTCGCAACCATCTGCGAAGAAGATCGCCCTGGCCAATCCCAAGCACGCGCCCTATGGCCGCGCGGCGGAAGCGGCACTGAAGAAGGCGGGACTGTTGGATGGACTTCGAGGCAAGCTGGTGCTGGGCGAGAACATTTCGCAAACCGCGCAGTTCGTCCAGTCCGGCGCCGCGGACATCGGCTTCATCGCCCTGTCGCTGGTGATCGCGGGACCCATGAAGGACCAGGGCCGCTGGTGGCTGGTTCCCGCCGAAGACCACCCCACCATCGAACAGGGCGGCGTGATCCTGGCCTGGGCCGAAGACCCGGCCTATGCGCGGGCCTTCAGGGAATTCCTGATGAGCCCCCAAGGCACCGCGATCATGAAGAAGTACGGCTTCAGTGCCGGGGGCCAATGA